One genomic window of Channa argus isolate prfri chromosome 5, Channa argus male v1.0, whole genome shotgun sequence includes the following:
- the fblim1 gene encoding filamin-binding LIM protein 1 isoform X1, whose product MYPASPSMTAEIGSSPPQPCSSVGKAIVYRLQGQWFDSRSLLATSQCVFGQDSKLPLVGQDCKTVMATAASPKRMVSSVFITLASPYRATVTQQQPTLQAHSDPAGEKQHTAMRVGPSDSTHASGHKKDNHSPSDSYGSVDPKDWKHTGALARASDPQCPKPAQPRSNRGKQQEKNRGGAELFPSPPPLPPSAARPSSLGRVLFEEPACPPPPPAQTALSYPLTPGQQPLYNREVETKTPASVSNQDERSHGVHRKSPDTSSNSREVCGFCRKPVALSEPVIEALNRTYHDGCFQCRSCHIPLAGKQYYNKAGIPLCEDCYQASLELCWFCGEVITDHVIRALERAYHLSCFTCTTCKQQIGEQAFAQGEVGEVYCLQDYYRKYAPNCSTCNQLIIPKEDGTDSYTVECLGRSYHENCYRCQVCFIQLSPEPNEHGCYPLDGKMLCKSCHLNLVSGQH is encoded by the exons atgtaccctgcctctccttcaatgacagctgagataggctccagccctccaCAAccctgtagttcagttggtaaggcaattgtCTACAGACtccagggtcagtggttcgattcccggtccctcctggctacatctCAatgtgtctttgggcaagactcCAAGTTGcccctggtgggtcag gACTGTAAAACAGTCATGGCAACAGCAGCTTCACCAAAAAGGATGGTGTCCTCTGTCTTCATCACTCTGGCGTCTCCTTACCGAGCCACTGTGACACAGCAGCAGCCTACCCTCCAAGCTCACAGTGACCcagcaggagaaaaacagcacaCTGCGATGCGAGTCGGCCCAAGTGACAGCACCCATGCCTCCGGTCATAAGAAAGATAACCACTCACCATCTGATTCTTACGGCAGTGTAGACCCCAAAGATTGGAAACACACAGGGGCCCTGGCCCGAGCCTCAGACCCTCAGTGTCCTAAACCTGCCCAGCCTCGATCCAACAGAggaaagcaacaagaaaaaaacagaggtgGTGCAG AACTCTTCCCTTCccctcctccactgcctccctCTGCTGCGCGGCCTTCATCTCTGGGAAGAGTGCTCTTTGAAGAACCAGCAtgtccacctcctcctcctgcccaGACAGCGCTCTCCTACCCTCTGACCCCAGGCCAGCAGCCACTTTACAACAGAGAA GTGGAAACAAAGACACCAGCTAGTGTGTCAAACCAAGATGAACGATCCCACGGGGTGCATAGAAAGAGCCCAGACACGAGCAGTAACAGTAGAG AGGTGTGTGGTTTCTGCCGGAAGCCCGTGGCTCTTTCTGAGCCTGTGATAGAAGCCCTAAACAGGACATACCATGATGGGTGCTTCCAGTGTAGATCTTGTCACATTCCTCTAGCTGGAAAACAGTACTACAACAAGGCAGGAATCCCACTCTGCGAAGACTGTTACCAG gCTAGTCTGGaactttgttggttttgtggGGAAGTTATCACAGATCATGTCATCCGTGCACTGGAGCGAGCATACCATCTGTCTTGTTTCACCTGTACAACATGTAAACAGCAAATTGGAGAGCAAGCTTTTGCACAGGGAGAAGTTGGAGAAGTGTATTGCCTTCAGGACTATTATAG GAAGTATGCTCCGAATTGTAGCACCTGTAACCAGCTAATAATCCCCAAAGAGGATGGTACTGACAGCTACACTGTTGAATGTCTCGGGCGTTCCTACCATGAGAACTGCTACAGATGCCAG GTCTGTTTCATCCAGCTGTCTCCTGAACCAAATGAGCATGGCTGCTATCCTTTAGATGGGAAGATGCTTTGCAAATCTTGCCATCTGAACCTGGTTTCTGGCCAGCACTAA
- the LOC137127455 gene encoding transmembrane protein 82-like: MIFLFPWILGSSEWTAFGSNPLESFLQGLVGACGISVLCNLLRVYYFIETCNNSESETKQRSSSPRSFLTVSWRAALQFWFLTVLLSLVGSRVCSLIVLEFTVRAVSTWTSAGLDAYNRSPDLLMIQCQFSLGCGLTCTLVFLHQGAPHSSLSLFLAAALSWALASISHSLWSHVAKLYPLHSTERYCGKCISLLTSGHNIMASLQRVVVLAFALATVAATATVYDHFLVQKEALRFWIPLTLCYTTLVVYVPENQQHQASTDALLHTAFRRLGALLVLMLTVGDWSDVLHVLITFLGETVCLLPSQDLLEDVLEDEEVFGSSNKQNSSHKAQEHTRKLPADDS, translated from the exons atgatttttctctttccttggATCCTGGGAAGTTCTGAATGGACGGCTTTTGGTTCAAACCCACTCGAGAGCTTTCTTCAAG GTCTTGTGGGTGCATGTGGAATATCAGTGCTATGCAACTTGTTGAGAGTTTATTACTTCATTGAAACTTGCAA TAATTCTGAATCAGAAACTAAGCAGAGGTCATCCTCACCAAGAAGTTTTTTGACAGTTAGCTGGAGAGCAGCACTCCAGTTCTGGTTCCTGACTGTCCTCCTGTCTTTGGTGGGATCAAGGGTTTGTTCTCTCATAGTGCTGGAGTTTACTGTCAGAGCTGTTTCCACCTGGACATCAGCAGGACTG GATGCTTATAACAGAAGCCCAGACCTCCTCATGATCCAGTGCCAGTTTTCCCTGGGTTGTGGTCTGACCTGTACTCTGGTCTTCCTCCATCAGGGGGCTCCACATAGTTCCCTCAGCTTGTTTCTGGCAGCTGCTCTGAGCTGGGCACTGGCAAGCATCAGTCACAGTCTGTGGAGCCATGTGGCGAAACTCTACCCACTGCATAGCACAGAGCGGTATTGTGGGAAATGCATCAGCCTCCTGACCTCTGGACACAACATAATGGCTTCATTGCAAAGAGTGGTTGTCTTGGCATTTGCTCTAGCAACTGTGGCTGCCACCGCTACAGTTTACGACCACTTCCTGGTCCAGAAGGAAGCTCTAAGGTTTTGGATTCCTCTTACTCTCTGCTACACTACGCTGGTGGTCTATGTTCCAG AGAATCAGCAACATCAGGCCAGCACAGATGCCCTCTTGCACACTGCATTCCGGCGACTGGGAGCCTTGCTAGTTCTCATGCTGACAGTGGGTGACTGGTCTGATGTCCTCCACGTCCTCATCACTTTCCTGGGGGAAACCGTGTGTCTGCTGCCTTCTCAAGACCTGCTGGAAGATGTGTTAGAG GATGAAGAAGTGTTTGGCTCGAGTAATAAACAAAACTCCAGTCACAAAGCACAGGAACACACAAGGAAATTGCCAGCAGATGACAGTTGA
- the fblim1 gene encoding filamin-binding LIM protein 1 isoform X3, translating to MSVKHKRKKCHETLMDCKTVMATAASPKRMVSSVFITLASPYRATVTQQQPTLQAHSDPAGEKQHTAMRVGPSDSTHASGHKKDNHSPSDSYGSVDPKDWKHTGALARASDPQCPKPAQPRSNRGKQQEKNRGGAELFPSPPPLPPSAARPSSLGRVLFEEPACPPPPPAQTALSYPLTPGQQPLYNREVETKTPASVSNQDERSHGVHRKSPDTSSNSREVCGFCRKPVALSEPVIEALNRTYHDGCFQCRSCHIPLAGKQYYNKAGIPLCEDCYQASLELCWFCGEVITDHVIRALERAYHLSCFTCTTCKQQIGEQAFAQGEVGEVYCLQDYYRKYAPNCSTCNQLIIPKEDGTDSYTVECLGRSYHENCYRCQVCFIQLSPEPNEHGCYPLDGKMLCKSCHLNLVSGQH from the exons ATGTCTGTAAAGCACAAAAGGAAGAAATGTCATGAGACACTGATG gACTGTAAAACAGTCATGGCAACAGCAGCTTCACCAAAAAGGATGGTGTCCTCTGTCTTCATCACTCTGGCGTCTCCTTACCGAGCCACTGTGACACAGCAGCAGCCTACCCTCCAAGCTCACAGTGACCcagcaggagaaaaacagcacaCTGCGATGCGAGTCGGCCCAAGTGACAGCACCCATGCCTCCGGTCATAAGAAAGATAACCACTCACCATCTGATTCTTACGGCAGTGTAGACCCCAAAGATTGGAAACACACAGGGGCCCTGGCCCGAGCCTCAGACCCTCAGTGTCCTAAACCTGCCCAGCCTCGATCCAACAGAggaaagcaacaagaaaaaaacagaggtgGTGCAG AACTCTTCCCTTCccctcctccactgcctccctCTGCTGCGCGGCCTTCATCTCTGGGAAGAGTGCTCTTTGAAGAACCAGCAtgtccacctcctcctcctgcccaGACAGCGCTCTCCTACCCTCTGACCCCAGGCCAGCAGCCACTTTACAACAGAGAA GTGGAAACAAAGACACCAGCTAGTGTGTCAAACCAAGATGAACGATCCCACGGGGTGCATAGAAAGAGCCCAGACACGAGCAGTAACAGTAGAG AGGTGTGTGGTTTCTGCCGGAAGCCCGTGGCTCTTTCTGAGCCTGTGATAGAAGCCCTAAACAGGACATACCATGATGGGTGCTTCCAGTGTAGATCTTGTCACATTCCTCTAGCTGGAAAACAGTACTACAACAAGGCAGGAATCCCACTCTGCGAAGACTGTTACCAG gCTAGTCTGGaactttgttggttttgtggGGAAGTTATCACAGATCATGTCATCCGTGCACTGGAGCGAGCATACCATCTGTCTTGTTTCACCTGTACAACATGTAAACAGCAAATTGGAGAGCAAGCTTTTGCACAGGGAGAAGTTGGAGAAGTGTATTGCCTTCAGGACTATTATAG GAAGTATGCTCCGAATTGTAGCACCTGTAACCAGCTAATAATCCCCAAAGAGGATGGTACTGACAGCTACACTGTTGAATGTCTCGGGCGTTCCTACCATGAGAACTGCTACAGATGCCAG GTCTGTTTCATCCAGCTGTCTCCTGAACCAAATGAGCATGGCTGCTATCCTTTAGATGGGAAGATGCTTTGCAAATCTTGCCATCTGAACCTGGTTTCTGGCCAGCACTAA
- the fblim1 gene encoding filamin-binding LIM protein 1 isoform X2 produces the protein MYPASPSMTAEIGSSPPQPCSSVGKAIVYRLQGQWFDSRSLLATSQCVFGQDSKLPLVGQDCKTVMATAASPKRMVSSVFITLASPYRATVTQQQPTLQAHSDPAGEKQHTAMRVGPSDSTHASGHKKDNHSPSDSYGSVDPKDWKHTGALARASDPQCPKPAQPRSNRGKQQEKNRELFPSPPPLPPSAARPSSLGRVLFEEPACPPPPPAQTALSYPLTPGQQPLYNREVETKTPASVSNQDERSHGVHRKSPDTSSNSREVCGFCRKPVALSEPVIEALNRTYHDGCFQCRSCHIPLAGKQYYNKAGIPLCEDCYQASLELCWFCGEVITDHVIRALERAYHLSCFTCTTCKQQIGEQAFAQGEVGEVYCLQDYYRKYAPNCSTCNQLIIPKEDGTDSYTVECLGRSYHENCYRCQVCFIQLSPEPNEHGCYPLDGKMLCKSCHLNLVSGQH, from the exons atgtaccctgcctctccttcaatgacagctgagataggctccagccctccaCAAccctgtagttcagttggtaaggcaattgtCTACAGACtccagggtcagtggttcgattcccggtccctcctggctacatctCAatgtgtctttgggcaagactcCAAGTTGcccctggtgggtcag gACTGTAAAACAGTCATGGCAACAGCAGCTTCACCAAAAAGGATGGTGTCCTCTGTCTTCATCACTCTGGCGTCTCCTTACCGAGCCACTGTGACACAGCAGCAGCCTACCCTCCAAGCTCACAGTGACCcagcaggagaaaaacagcacaCTGCGATGCGAGTCGGCCCAAGTGACAGCACCCATGCCTCCGGTCATAAGAAAGATAACCACTCACCATCTGATTCTTACGGCAGTGTAGACCCCAAAGATTGGAAACACACAGGGGCCCTGGCCCGAGCCTCAGACCCTCAGTGTCCTAAACCTGCCCAGCCTCGATCCAACAGAggaaagcaacaagaaaaaaacagag AACTCTTCCCTTCccctcctccactgcctccctCTGCTGCGCGGCCTTCATCTCTGGGAAGAGTGCTCTTTGAAGAACCAGCAtgtccacctcctcctcctgcccaGACAGCGCTCTCCTACCCTCTGACCCCAGGCCAGCAGCCACTTTACAACAGAGAA GTGGAAACAAAGACACCAGCTAGTGTGTCAAACCAAGATGAACGATCCCACGGGGTGCATAGAAAGAGCCCAGACACGAGCAGTAACAGTAGAG AGGTGTGTGGTTTCTGCCGGAAGCCCGTGGCTCTTTCTGAGCCTGTGATAGAAGCCCTAAACAGGACATACCATGATGGGTGCTTCCAGTGTAGATCTTGTCACATTCCTCTAGCTGGAAAACAGTACTACAACAAGGCAGGAATCCCACTCTGCGAAGACTGTTACCAG gCTAGTCTGGaactttgttggttttgtggGGAAGTTATCACAGATCATGTCATCCGTGCACTGGAGCGAGCATACCATCTGTCTTGTTTCACCTGTACAACATGTAAACAGCAAATTGGAGAGCAAGCTTTTGCACAGGGAGAAGTTGGAGAAGTGTATTGCCTTCAGGACTATTATAG GAAGTATGCTCCGAATTGTAGCACCTGTAACCAGCTAATAATCCCCAAAGAGGATGGTACTGACAGCTACACTGTTGAATGTCTCGGGCGTTCCTACCATGAGAACTGCTACAGATGCCAG GTCTGTTTCATCCAGCTGTCTCCTGAACCAAATGAGCATGGCTGCTATCCTTTAGATGGGAAGATGCTTTGCAAATCTTGCCATCTGAACCTGGTTTCTGGCCAGCACTAA
- the fblim1 gene encoding filamin-binding LIM protein 1 isoform X4, translating into MATAASPKRMVSSVFITLASPYRATVTQQQPTLQAHSDPAGEKQHTAMRVGPSDSTHASGHKKDNHSPSDSYGSVDPKDWKHTGALARASDPQCPKPAQPRSNRGKQQEKNRGGAELFPSPPPLPPSAARPSSLGRVLFEEPACPPPPPAQTALSYPLTPGQQPLYNREVETKTPASVSNQDERSHGVHRKSPDTSSNSREVCGFCRKPVALSEPVIEALNRTYHDGCFQCRSCHIPLAGKQYYNKAGIPLCEDCYQASLELCWFCGEVITDHVIRALERAYHLSCFTCTTCKQQIGEQAFAQGEVGEVYCLQDYYRKYAPNCSTCNQLIIPKEDGTDSYTVECLGRSYHENCYRCQVCFIQLSPEPNEHGCYPLDGKMLCKSCHLNLVSGQH; encoded by the exons ATGGCAACAGCAGCTTCACCAAAAAGGATGGTGTCCTCTGTCTTCATCACTCTGGCGTCTCCTTACCGAGCCACTGTGACACAGCAGCAGCCTACCCTCCAAGCTCACAGTGACCcagcaggagaaaaacagcacaCTGCGATGCGAGTCGGCCCAAGTGACAGCACCCATGCCTCCGGTCATAAGAAAGATAACCACTCACCATCTGATTCTTACGGCAGTGTAGACCCCAAAGATTGGAAACACACAGGGGCCCTGGCCCGAGCCTCAGACCCTCAGTGTCCTAAACCTGCCCAGCCTCGATCCAACAGAggaaagcaacaagaaaaaaacagaggtgGTGCAG AACTCTTCCCTTCccctcctccactgcctccctCTGCTGCGCGGCCTTCATCTCTGGGAAGAGTGCTCTTTGAAGAACCAGCAtgtccacctcctcctcctgcccaGACAGCGCTCTCCTACCCTCTGACCCCAGGCCAGCAGCCACTTTACAACAGAGAA GTGGAAACAAAGACACCAGCTAGTGTGTCAAACCAAGATGAACGATCCCACGGGGTGCATAGAAAGAGCCCAGACACGAGCAGTAACAGTAGAG AGGTGTGTGGTTTCTGCCGGAAGCCCGTGGCTCTTTCTGAGCCTGTGATAGAAGCCCTAAACAGGACATACCATGATGGGTGCTTCCAGTGTAGATCTTGTCACATTCCTCTAGCTGGAAAACAGTACTACAACAAGGCAGGAATCCCACTCTGCGAAGACTGTTACCAG gCTAGTCTGGaactttgttggttttgtggGGAAGTTATCACAGATCATGTCATCCGTGCACTGGAGCGAGCATACCATCTGTCTTGTTTCACCTGTACAACATGTAAACAGCAAATTGGAGAGCAAGCTTTTGCACAGGGAGAAGTTGGAGAAGTGTATTGCCTTCAGGACTATTATAG GAAGTATGCTCCGAATTGTAGCACCTGTAACCAGCTAATAATCCCCAAAGAGGATGGTACTGACAGCTACACTGTTGAATGTCTCGGGCGTTCCTACCATGAGAACTGCTACAGATGCCAG GTCTGTTTCATCCAGCTGTCTCCTGAACCAAATGAGCATGGCTGCTATCCTTTAGATGGGAAGATGCTTTGCAAATCTTGCCATCTGAACCTGGTTTCTGGCCAGCACTAA